The genomic stretch GGGGCTAACGATATACATCAGCAAGAGGCAGGTAAACCCCTAAGCACACGTTTTTTGGTAATAGTCAGGGAGATAATCAGTGCGGCGCACTGCAAAAGACTTCCTGCATCATGCTGATCAGGCGCAAGGTACGGTAATCACCCACTCGGTAGTAGACACGATTGGCATCTTTACGCGAAGCCAGAATACCTTTGTCACGCAGAATAGCTAAATGCTGGGAAATATTGCTTTGCGAAGTACCCACGTTATCCACGATGTCTTGTACACTGACTTCCTTATCACCCAGCACGCACAAGATTTTTAGACGTAACGGATGCGAAATCGCTTTCAGTGAACGGGAGGCGCGATCAATATCTTCTTCCTTAACCAGCATATCTTCAATTCTGAAGTCACACGTACTGCCGAGCGCAACGCTTCCCATAGATTTCCTCATCGAAAATGATTTTACTGAGTTTTCCACTGTTTCAAGTCACACAGCAGGCAACTGTAGTATATTAGTATAGACAAATACAATAATATACCCTATTCCATTCCGTGTCATCCCTTTCTTATGGTAGACTCCTTGTTATTATAAACACCCAGAACCCTGACAAACGGTGAAATTTTACCTCCCACTATTCCTTGTGATCGCCTTAGCATCCGGGAATCAGCTATATGCGGCTGATCCTCAAAAGCAGCAACAGCTACAACGCGACATTCGCCAGTTATCGAGCGCCCTGAAGTCGCAACAAGGCGAATCGCGAGCATTACAGGATGAAGTCACTCAACTAGAAAAAAAACTGGGTGATATTTCAGACAAGTATTATCAGACAGAAAAAAAGGCAGAGGCCACTCAGGCTAAACTGGAAGAATCAGGCCGCAAACAACACAAGCTGGATGCTGAACTCGACACCCAGAAATCCGGCCTCGCTCAACAACTTCAGGCTCTTTATACCGCTGGCGAACAGTCCCCCCTACGCTTGCTGCTGCGTCAGGACGACCCTTCTGACATCAGCCGCACTATCCGTTACTTCGAGTATCTCAATGACAGCCGCGTCAACCGTATTCAGGGAATCCAGAAAACCTTGAAAGAAATCCAGTCAGTGCGCCTTAGCATAGTCAAAGACAGTGCGGACCTCCAACAGCTCAACCAAACCCTGGAACAGCAAAAAAAGGACATCCAACAAACACTCACTGCCCGCTCCACCGTGCTTGGCAATATTAAAAGCGATATCCGCAGCAAAGAAAAACAGTTAGGCAAACTCAAAACCGAAGAGGCCAACCTACAGGCCGTCATTGACCGTCTGGCACGCAAAGCCGAGGCTCAAGCCGCCGAAAAACTTGCACAAGCCCAAGCAAAACCTGAAGCACCTCAAAAAACAGTCACGCAAGCCAGGCAGAAAACCACCGACAGTGGCACACCCGTCAAAGCCCGCTTCACGCCCAACCAGGCATTTTCCACCTTGCGGGGCAAACTATCCTGGCCGGTTCAGGGCAGAATCATCCACAGCTACGGGTCATCTCGTAATGAAAAACAACGCTGGCGCGGTGTAGTACTTGCCGCATCTGGTGGTACAAAAGTACGCGCAGTCGCCAAAGGCAGGGTTGCCTTCGCTGGCTGGATGGATGGCTACGGGCACCTGATCATTATCGAACATGACAACAACTACATGAGCTTGTATGGCTACAACCGTGCCATCTATAAAAAGGAAGGGGCTATCGTCAATGCCAATGAAACCATTGCCGCCGTGGGGAATTCCAGTGGCCAAAGCCAAGACGCCCTCTACTTTGAAATAAGGCAGGGAACCAGCCCCCAGAACCCGGCGCGTTGGTGTCGATAATCAGCGTATTGACGGCAATAGCACCACAATGACAACAACAAAGTGCATTTTTGCCACACAATGGTAAACTGGCGGCATTTCAGTGGTGCAGCCACACAAGTAACCCTGCTAACACGGATGTCAGCAGTCAACGTATTAAAGAGATTCAAGTATGCATACACGTTACCGCGTTTTGGCTGGCACCATTGCTGGCATATTGATTGGTGCAACCACCAGCATTAGCCTCAATGTGTTCGCTTTTCGGCAGACAATTGAAAACTCACCACCACTGGATGAGCTACAACAATTTTCCGAGGTGTATTCACGCATCAAGGAAAACTATGTTGAGGACGTCAAAGACAAGGACCTGATGACCAATGCTATCCGTGGAATGCTCAGCAACCTTGACCCCCACTCGGCCTATCTGGACGAAGAAGAATTCAAGGAACTGCAAGTCGGTACCAGCGGTGAATTCGGTGGCTTGGGTATTGAGGTCGGCATGGAAGACGGCTTTGTCAAAGTGATCTCACCGATTGATGACACCCCAGCACAAAAAGCGGGCATACAAGCGGGTGATTTAATCATTCGACTCGACGAAACCCCCGTCAAAGGCATGACGCTTAACGATGCGGTCAAGCTGATGCGGGGCAAGCCCGGCAGCACCATCAACCTGATGGTCGTGCGTGATGGCAAAGACAAACCCTTTAAGGTTGCTATCAAGCGCGACATCATCCAGGTCAAAAGCGTCAAACAACGGATACTGGAACCAGGCTACGGTTATGTACGCATCACCAGCTTCCAAGCCAAAACCACTGATGCATTACTGGAAGGCATCGAAACCCTGAAAAAAGAAAACAAAGGGAAACTGCGTGGTTTGGTGCTTGACCTGCGTAACAACCCAGGTGGTGTACTGAATGCTGCGGTGGGTGTTTCCGATGCCTTTCTTGATTCCGGCAAAATTGTCTACACCGAGGGTCGGGTTCCAGATGCCAAGATGGAATACAACGCCCAAAAAGGCGATGTGGTCGAGAATGCTCCGATTGTGGTGCTGGTCAACCAAGGTTCCGCCTCTGCTTCTGAAATCGTGGCGGGTGCTCTGAAAGATCACAAACGCGCCTTGATTGTCGGGCAAAAAACCTTCGGCAAAGGCTCCGTCCAGACCGTTTTACAACTGGATGAGAAAACCGCCGTGAAGCTTACCACCGCACGCTACTTCACTCCATCAGGCCGCTCCATCCAGGCAGAAGGCATTGCCCCCGACATCGAGTTAAAAGCACTCAAGGTAAAAGGCGACACCGACGCAGAAGACGCTTTTGACCCATTATCAGAAGCGGATTTGAGCAAGCACCTCAGCAACCCCAATGGCGATAAAACCGGAGATAAAGCGAAGCCCGCAGACAAGGCTGAAGAAGCTGCCGACAAGCCGGTCACGGACAATAAAACACCTGAGGAAATGGCTGCCGACAAATCCAAATCACCCCTCGCAGAAGAAGATTATCAGCTCTTTGAAGCACTGAATATCCTCAAAGGCATGGACTTGGTGCAAACCCGCCTCAAGCCCGAAACCCCAGCAGTGGAAGCCGCTAGCGGCAAGGTCATGTAAATGTCTAACCGCGAGCTGACACATTTCAATGCCCAAGGGCAAGCGCACATGGTGGATGTCGGCGCAAAACAGCCTACCCACCGCCGGGCAGTTGCTGCGGGATGCATTGAAATGCAAGCAGTCACCCTTGAGAAAATTCGTGAGGGTGACAATAAAAAAGGCGATGTTTTAGGCATCGCCCGCATAGCAGGTATCATGGCTGCCAAAAAAACGGCTGACCTAATCCCGCTTTGCCACCCATTGGCACTGACCAAGGTTGATGTTGAGCTGACGACCCACACCACGCCCCCCGCCGTACACTGCCGCGTCAGTGTCGAAACCCACGGGCAAACCGGGGTCGAAATGGAAGCGCTGACCGCCGTTCAGGTCACTTTACTGACCATCTACGATATGTGCAAAGCTATCGACAAAGGCATGGTGATGGGAAATATTCGCCTGCTACAAAAATCCGGGGGCAAATCGGGGGACTGGCAATTCACCTAGTCCAACACAAAAACCCCGTAACAACACAACCTTAGCCTAATGAGTTATGCTCCTAAAACTGCCTAAAAATTGCATTACACACCCAGAGTGTGGTAGTTTTTAATGCTAGATTACTGTTTTAAAGCAATACTAATTTCCCAGGAAGGGTAACATGGCATTATGTTCCTACCAGTCTTATCGTAGCATAAGAAAAACTATCGCAATCACTGCTGGAGCGATTGTCCTTTTAGTCGCTAATTCACCAGTTTCTGCCAACCGAGTAACACTGGTAGCAACGGTGAATAATCAAATAGTACTCTTACCAGCCAATTGGTCTATTTTCAAACTGAGTGACAAAGAGCTGCAGAACCCCATAGCAACCCTACCCCGGCATACAGGCACAGTACATCTGCCAGCAGGGCAATACCGCGCCACTGTCAAACAAAATCACATCACTAAAGAAACCGAATTCCGGGTAGAGTCCAACACAGACAAAACTGTCACCATCGCCCTGGATTAGGGCAACACGCATCACCCCGGCGTGTTGGAAGCCACCCAGCGCACTGCACCGTCCGTCAGGGTTTCGCGTTTCCAGAAAGGAGCCGTGTGTTTCAGCGTTTCCATCAGATGACGACAAGCATCGAAAGCCTCTGCCCGATGTGCCGACCACACCGCTACCAGCACAATCGGTTGAGCCGGGGTAATAGCACCTACACGGTGTACAATCAGTACATCATCCAGCGACCATTCCTCAAGGGCAGATGCTGCAAGCGTCTCCAGTTGGCGTTCAGTCATACCGGGGTAATACTCCAGATACATTGCCTGAACGGTATCGCCCTCGTTGAAATCCCGCATCGTGCCCACAAATACCGCCGTCGCACCAGAGCGA from Thiothrix litoralis encodes the following:
- the moaC gene encoding cyclic pyranopterin monophosphate synthase MoaC, which translates into the protein MSNRELTHFNAQGQAHMVDVGAKQPTHRRAVAAGCIEMQAVTLEKIREGDNKKGDVLGIARIAGIMAAKKTADLIPLCHPLALTKVDVELTTHTTPPAVHCRVSVETHGQTGVEMEALTAVQVTLLTIYDMCKAIDKGMVMGNIRLLQKSGGKSGDWQFT
- a CDS encoding ArsR/SmtB family transcription factor, producing the protein MGSVALGSTCDFRIEDMLVKEEDIDRASRSLKAISHPLRLKILCVLGDKEVSVQDIVDNVGTSQSNISQHLAILRDKGILASRKDANRVYYRVGDYRTLRLISMMQEVFCSAPH
- a CDS encoding molybdenum cofactor biosynthesis protein MoaE, yielding MIELRETPFDPWQYLAERQVQQGVEARSGATAVFVGTMRDFNEGDTVQAMYLEYYPGMTERQLETLAASALEEWSLDDVLIVHRVGAITPAQPIVLVAVWSAHRAEAFDACRHLMETLKHTAPFWKRETLTDGAVRWVASNTPG
- a CDS encoding S41 family peptidase; the protein is MHTRYRVLAGTIAGILIGATTSISLNVFAFRQTIENSPPLDELQQFSEVYSRIKENYVEDVKDKDLMTNAIRGMLSNLDPHSAYLDEEEFKELQVGTSGEFGGLGIEVGMEDGFVKVISPIDDTPAQKAGIQAGDLIIRLDETPVKGMTLNDAVKLMRGKPGSTINLMVVRDGKDKPFKVAIKRDIIQVKSVKQRILEPGYGYVRITSFQAKTTDALLEGIETLKKENKGKLRGLVLDLRNNPGGVLNAAVGVSDAFLDSGKIVYTEGRVPDAKMEYNAQKGDVVENAPIVVLVNQGSASASEIVAGALKDHKRALIVGQKTFGKGSVQTVLQLDEKTAVKLTTARYFTPSGRSIQAEGIAPDIELKALKVKGDTDAEDAFDPLSEADLSKHLSNPNGDKTGDKAKPADKAEEAADKPVTDNKTPEEMAADKSKSPLAEEDYQLFEALNILKGMDLVQTRLKPETPAVEAASGKVM
- a CDS encoding murein hydrolase activator EnvC family protein, with product MKFYLPLFLVIALASGNQLYAADPQKQQQLQRDIRQLSSALKSQQGESRALQDEVTQLEKKLGDISDKYYQTEKKAEATQAKLEESGRKQHKLDAELDTQKSGLAQQLQALYTAGEQSPLRLLLRQDDPSDISRTIRYFEYLNDSRVNRIQGIQKTLKEIQSVRLSIVKDSADLQQLNQTLEQQKKDIQQTLTARSTVLGNIKSDIRSKEKQLGKLKTEEANLQAVIDRLARKAEAQAAEKLAQAQAKPEAPQKTVTQARQKTTDSGTPVKARFTPNQAFSTLRGKLSWPVQGRIIHSYGSSRNEKQRWRGVVLAASGGTKVRAVAKGRVAFAGWMDGYGHLIIIEHDNNYMSLYGYNRAIYKKEGAIVNANETIAAVGNSSGQSQDALYFEIRQGTSPQNPARWCR